From Pedobacter aquae:
ATAGCGATGACACGTAGCAAAAAATTATGCTGTGTAGATAAAGCAAACGTTCTAGAAAGTTCTCGTTTATGGAGAGAAACCGTACAGGATATGGAAAAAGATTATCCAGAAGTAACCGTAAGTTACGAGTTTGTTGATGCCGTAGCTATGCGTTTAGTACAGTGGCCAAACTCTTACGATGTTTTAATTACCGAAAACCTTTTTGGAGATATTTTAACTGATGAGGCCTCTGTAATTTCTGGTTCTATGGGTTTAATGCCATCAGCTTCTAAAGGCTTACATACTTCATTGTACGAGCCTATTCACGGCTCTTACCCACAAGCAGCAGGAAAAGACATTGCAAACCCATTGGCAACAGTTTTATCTGCCGCAATGATGTTTGAAGATGCTTTTGGTTTACATGCAGAAGCGGCCGCTATCAGAGATGTTGTAAATAAATCTTTAGCAGAAGGTGTAGTAACAGAAGATTTATCCGGAAGTAACAAAGCTTACAAAACCAGCGAAGTTGGCGATTGGTTAGCTAAAAACGTATAAAAAATCTACAGAAAGCAGCTCCAAAAATTGGGGCTGTTTTTTTTGGAAAAGCAATTACATCTTTATTTTGTACCGCTAGTCCCGTTTTCCACTATATCCCTCCACTCCCGATGGTCGTTCCGGGGATGCCGTTTCAACCGGGTTTAAATGGCAAATGCAGTGCTTATGAAATAACGATGCAATCGTTAAACCAGATGAAACACTCGTTGCAAACGAGCGTAAGCTCTAGCACTAAAAGATAATTCTCTTCTGAATTTCTCCCCAATAAGAATAACTTTTTGACAATACTTTGTAATGAATCAAATTGTCTTTATTAATTACCTCATCTATTAATTCTTGAACATCTTCATTACTGCTTAAATTTAAATATCTAACATCCTTTAAAAGCTGCCTAAAGTCTACATAGTAATTATCAGATTTTATTTTTAACAAATAAATTTCCTTTGCAACTCTTAAATAACATATTCTTCTATGAAAATCATCATAATGAGATACATCTATCTGAAACACTTCATTAAATTTTAATAATGCTTTTAAATCGTCATCAGATTTAAACAGCTTAAGATCAATCTTATGTAATCTCAAAATTAGTTCTATCAAATTATATTGATTCTCTTCTGTTAATTTATGAATCCCCATTCTGCAAAATTAAACACTATAACTATTAGTTCCTAAATTAAAATATTAATATTAAAATATTAACCATGACATCTAATTAACATTAAAATCTCTCCCCGGCACTCGTTTGCAATGAGTACTTAAAATGGACTTTCGATTTTTCCTATCCCAAAAACTAGATTATGTAGATGACAACCTCTCATTGCGCTCGTTTGCAACGAGTGCTTAAAATGGACTTTCGATTTCATCGAATTTTCTATAATTTTAAATATCAAGCTCAAGCCTATGTCGCATCAATACCGTGTAAAAACTCAAGATCAAATTCATTTTATAACTTTTACAGTTGTAGATTGGGTAGATATATTTATTAGACCAGCCTATAAAAAAATCATCATTAACTCTTTAAAATACGCACAAGAAAATAAAGGATTAGAACTTTATGCGTGGTGCTTAATGACTAATCATTTACACCTGCTAGTTTCTATTAAAGAGCCTTTCCAATTATCAGACTTTGTTAGAGATTTTAAGAAATTCACTAATAAAGAAATCATTAAGTTAATGGATGCTGAGCATGAAAGTAGAAGAGATTGGATGTTATACCGCTTTAGTTACCACGCTAAGTTTAACAATAGAATTAAAGATTATAAAGTTTGGCAAGATGGCTATTATACTATTGAATGTTTCAATCATCATATCCTAGCTCAAAAACTAGATTACATACACAATAATCCTGTAAAAGCTGAAATTGTAGCTCTACCAGAAGAATATTTATATAGCTCTGCAAAAAACTACTTAAATGAAAAAGGCCTTTTAAATGTTATAAAAGTTGATACTAGCTTTAGTGATTTTATGAAATAACGATGCAATCATTAAACCAGATGAAGCACTCGTTACAAACGAGCGCAAGAAAAAACTTATGAAATAACGATGCAATCTTTAAACCAGATGAAGCACTCGTTACAAACGAGCGCAAGAAAAAATAACCATGCAATCGTTAAACCAAATGAAGCACTCGTTGCAAACGAGTGTGAGAAAAAACCCCTAAGAATCCAGTTTCATCAGCTTTTTAAAAGCGATATTTACTTCATCTCCTTTGGCTAAAGGTATAAAATCAAAATCATAAGATAAGATGGTTTTATCTTCAGCAATATATTCTACTTCTTGATACAAGCCTCCAAAATGAACTGATTTTACTTTAGCAGTCATCCCATCTTGATTTACAAAAACATCTTGCGGATAAACAGCATATTTACCATTCTCTAAAAAAGATAAACCATTTAAAATATTGGCTTTACCAATTAACTGTGCAACATAAGCATGCTGTGGTTCGTAATAAATCTCCTGGGGTTTACCTTCCCTAACCACTTTTCCATCTTTCACAATCACCAATTTATCTGATAGTGATAGACCATCACTAGGATCATGAGAAACCATGATGACTGTTATCTTCAAGAAACGAGCTAAACGCTCTATATCATCTCTTAATTGCTTCTTTAAAATGGTATCAACCTGACTAAAAGGTTCATCTAACAATAATACCCTAGGCTCTGTAATTACAGCTCTTGCTATTGCAACACGTTGCTGCTCGCCACCGCTTAGCTCCACAATTTTTTTATACGCTAAATGGTCTATCCTCAA
This genomic window contains:
- the leuB gene encoding 3-isopropylmalate dehydrogenase, with translation MKLNIALLAGDGIGPEVINQAVKVVNAVATKFNHEINWTSALTGACAIDDCGEPYPDSTHEVCMAADAVLFGAIGHPKYDNDPKATVRPEQGLLKMRQKLGLFANVRPTFTFPSLIDNSPLKRERIEGTDLIILRELTGGIYFGERGRKDNGNTAFDTCTYTRAEIQRLAKLGFEIAMTRSKKLCCVDKANVLESSRLWRETVQDMEKDYPEVTVSYEFVDAVAMRLVQWPNSYDVLITENLFGDILTDEASVISGSMGLMPSASKGLHTSLYEPIHGSYPQAAGKDIANPLATVLSAAMMFEDAFGLHAEAAAIRDVVNKSLAEGVVTEDLSGSNKAYKTSEVGDWLAKNV
- a CDS encoding REP-associated tyrosine transposase, whose protein sequence is MSHQYRVKTQDQIHFITFTVVDWVDIFIRPAYKKIIINSLKYAQENKGLELYAWCLMTNHLHLLVSIKEPFQLSDFVRDFKKFTNKEIIKLMDAEHESRRDWMLYRFSYHAKFNNRIKDYKVWQDGYYTIECFNHHILAQKLDYIHNNPVKAEIVALPEEYLYSSAKNYLNEKGLLNVIKVDTSFSDFMK
- a CDS encoding ABC transporter ATP-binding protein, which translates into the protein MTPLITVHNIYKNFTDATHSGVSGINLEINEGEIVSIVGESGSGKTTLLKLIYGYLIPQGGEVLFEGKRVLGPTEKLIPGHDEMKMVTQELTLNLYARVYDNISSLLSNTDLEVKRDLTMQTMEFLRIDHLAYKKIVELSGGEQQRVAIARAVITEPRVLLLDEPFSQVDTILKKQLRDDIERLARFLKITVIMVSHDPSDGLSLSDKLVIVKDGKVVREGKPQEIYYEPQHAYVAQLIGKANILNGLSFLENGKYAVYPQDVFVNQDGMTAKVKSVHFGGLYQEVEYIAEDKTILSYDFDFIPLAKGDEVNIAFKKLMKLDS